In one window of Chryseobacterium sp. JV274 DNA:
- a CDS encoding alpha/beta fold hydrolase: MEILNSKIFGENSTHTPLLVFHGLFGMLDNWGSFGKDLGEYLPVHLIDLRNHGRSFHSESMSHDDLADDIAHYMDHYGIQKAHVLGHSLGGKAVMQFAIKYPERVEKLIVVDISPKAYPPHHQGIIKALEIVDFNTVGSRNDVEAVLNQYIPEKSTVQFLTKNLYWDENKKLGWRFNLKTLSEKYNEFVSNAVKFGVFEGDSLFIAGEKSNYILPQDEFGIRQQFPKAKVVTVKNAGHWVQAENPVDFANVVKEFLELN; the protein is encoded by the coding sequence ATGGAAATTTTAAATTCAAAAATATTCGGCGAAAATTCAACTCATACGCCGCTTCTTGTATTTCACGGATTATTTGGAATGCTTGACAACTGGGGAAGTTTCGGAAAAGATCTGGGAGAATATCTACCCGTACATCTTATTGACCTTAGAAACCACGGAAGAAGCTTTCATTCAGAAAGTATGTCTCATGACGATCTGGCAGATGATATTGCACACTATATGGATCATTATGGAATTCAGAAAGCTCATGTTTTAGGACACTCTCTAGGAGGTAAAGCAGTGATGCAGTTTGCTATAAAATATCCTGAACGTGTTGAAAAACTGATTGTTGTTGATATTTCACCTAAAGCATATCCGCCACACCACCAGGGAATTATCAAAGCGCTTGAAATTGTTGATTTCAATACCGTAGGTTCAAGAAATGATGTAGAAGCAGTTCTGAACCAATATATTCCAGAAAAATCTACCGTACAGTTTTTAACGAAAAACCTGTATTGGGATGAAAATAAAAAGCTGGGCTGGAGATTCAATCTTAAAACATTATCTGAAAAATATAACGAATTTGTTTCCAATGCTGTTAAATTCGGTGTTTTTGAAGGTGACTCACTCTTTATTGCGGGCGAAAAGTCCAATTATATCCTGCCTCAGGATGAATTTGGGATCAGACAGCAATTTCCTAAAGCTAAGGTAGTTACAGTGAAAAATGCCGGACACTGGGTACAGGCAGAGAATCCGGTTGATTTCGCAAACGTTGTTAAAGAGTTTCTTGAATTGAATTAA
- a CDS encoding VOC family protein: MKIHHIAIICSDYAVSKKFYTEILNLNIIREVYREERQSYKLDLAIGDHYVIELFSFPNTPQRPSRPEACGLRHLAFSVENVSEKRNELLGMGLDCEEIRIDEFTGKEFFFTQDPDQLPLEFYEM, translated from the coding sequence ATGAAGATCCATCATATTGCAATCATCTGCTCAGATTATGCCGTTTCAAAGAAGTTTTATACGGAAATTTTAAACCTGAATATCATCCGGGAAGTATATCGGGAGGAAAGACAGTCTTATAAACTTGATCTCGCTATCGGAGATCATTATGTGATTGAGCTGTTTTCTTTTCCCAATACTCCACAACGCCCGTCACGTCCTGAAGCATGCGGTTTAAGACATCTTGCTTTTTCTGTTGAGAATGTCTCGGAAAAACGGAATGAACTGCTAGGAATGGGATTGGATTGTGAAGAAATCCGTATAGACGAATTCACCGGAAAAGAATTTTTCTTTACCCAGGATCCCGACCAATTGCCGTTAGAGTTTTATGAAATGTAA
- a CDS encoding microviridin/marinostatin family tricyclic proteinase inhibitor has protein sequence MKNQNSKKKPFFASFLEKQVKDPETVKGGTDMSIPERDVITKPAIDVVTSPKDDMMHTLKYPSDGDDDVITIPL, from the coding sequence ATGAAAAACCAAAACTCAAAGAAGAAGCCTTTTTTCGCATCATTCTTAGAAAAACAGGTTAAAGATCCTGAGACAGTAAAAGGAGGAACTGATATGTCAATTCCTGAAAGAGACGTTATTACAAAACCGGCAATAGACGTTGTAACTTCTCCGAAAGATGATATGATGCACACGCTGAAATATCCATCTGACGGTGATGATGATGTAATCACTATTCCACTATAA
- a CDS encoding AMP-dependent synthetase/ligase, with protein MNLAEAIILKNVEKHPIKAAIGFKKKDGAWKELSWKKFSEVIFKTANALKEAGVQENDRVAIYSDNSSEWMIVDLASMAIGAVTVPIYSTNNAEQAEHIINDSGAKAVLVGNQMQYDACLEFLHNEENNLETIIVSKKAVWIKKEFNSFYLEDFIAKASPELEIYKKENDDTATLIYTSGTTGIPKGVMLTHGNFIKAFDSHFEFFKFKNFEEELSLAFLPLSHVFERSWSLLCLYGGARVYFLEDPKNVAKALEEVKPTAMCAVPRFFQKVYAGVLEKAEEGSSLKKKIFDWALKTGWETAELRRNERPIPFGLKFKEAVADRLVFSKIKEKMGGRLWFLPCGGASLSPEVTRFFDSVGIHVTVGYGLTETTATLTLFPLTHFEHGTSGKPLPGVEMRIGENDEIQARGNGIMKGYYNKPEETQKVFTEDGWFKTGDAGKFDDKGNLIITDRIKDLMKTSNGKYIAPQQIENLLTNNNFIQQIMLIAEGRQFVSALIVPNFEFLQDYIKKNGIPFTNWEDAVKDEKIINLYKEKIKELQNHLADYEKVKKFTLMPAEFDINTGEITPTLKVKRNVVIKKYADIIEKMY; from the coding sequence ATGAATCTTGCAGAGGCAATTATCCTTAAAAATGTAGAAAAACATCCTATAAAAGCAGCCATCGGATTTAAAAAGAAAGATGGAGCCTGGAAAGAGCTGAGCTGGAAAAAATTCAGTGAGGTTATTTTTAAAACAGCCAATGCTTTAAAGGAAGCTGGAGTTCAGGAGAATGACAGAGTTGCTATTTATTCGGATAACTCATCAGAATGGATGATCGTTGACCTGGCTTCAATGGCCATTGGCGCCGTTACGGTACCTATTTATTCAACCAATAATGCGGAGCAGGCAGAACATATCATTAACGATTCCGGAGCTAAAGCTGTTTTAGTAGGAAATCAGATGCAGTATGATGCCTGTCTTGAGTTTTTACATAATGAAGAAAACAATCTTGAAACCATTATTGTTTCTAAAAAAGCAGTATGGATCAAGAAAGAATTCAATAGTTTTTATCTTGAAGATTTTATCGCAAAAGCTTCTCCGGAGCTGGAGATATACAAAAAGGAAAATGATGATACTGCTACATTGATCTATACTTCCGGAACTACCGGAATTCCGAAAGGGGTAATGCTTACTCATGGAAATTTTATCAAAGCATTTGATTCTCATTTTGAATTTTTTAAGTTTAAAAACTTCGAGGAAGAACTTTCGCTGGCATTCTTACCATTAAGCCACGTTTTTGAAAGAAGCTGGAGTTTATTATGCTTATATGGCGGAGCTCGTGTGTATTTCCTGGAAGATCCGAAAAATGTAGCCAAAGCACTGGAAGAAGTAAAACCTACTGCCATGTGTGCGGTACCGAGGTTTTTCCAGAAAGTATATGCAGGAGTTCTGGAAAAAGCAGAAGAAGGTTCATCATTGAAGAAGAAAATCTTCGACTGGGCTCTTAAAACCGGATGGGAAACTGCTGAATTGAGAAGAAATGAAAGACCAATTCCTTTTGGATTAAAATTCAAAGAAGCTGTCGCAGACAGATTGGTTTTCAGTAAAATAAAAGAAAAAATGGGTGGAAGACTTTGGTTCTTACCTTGTGGAGGAGCTTCATTGTCACCGGAAGTTACCCGTTTCTTCGATTCAGTGGGAATTCACGTGACAGTAGGTTATGGATTGACAGAGACTACTGCAACATTGACACTTTTCCCTTTAACACATTTTGAACATGGTACGAGCGGAAAGCCTTTACCGGGTGTTGAAATGCGTATCGGGGAAAACGATGAAATTCAGGCGAGAGGAAATGGAATCATGAAAGGATATTATAATAAACCTGAAGAAACCCAGAAAGTATTCACAGAAGATGGATGGTTCAAAACCGGTGATGCCGGAAAGTTCGATGATAAAGGAAATCTTATTATCACAGATAGAATCAAAGATCTGATGAAAACTTCCAATGGAAAATACATTGCTCCACAACAGATTGAAAATCTTCTGACCAACAATAATTTTATCCAGCAGATTATGCTGATTGCGGAAGGAAGACAGTTCGTTTCAGCGTTGATTGTTCCAAATTTTGAATTTTTACAGGATTATATTAAAAAGAATGGTATTCCTTTCACCAATTGGGAAGATGCTGTAAAAGATGAAAAGATCATCAACCTTTATAAAGAGAAAATAAAAGAATTACAGAATCACCTGGCGGACTATGAAAAAGTGAAGAAATTTACTTTGATGCCGGCAGAATTTGATATCAATACAGGAGAAATTACTCCTACACTGAAAGTCAAAAGAAATGTAGTGATCAAAAAATACGCGGATATTATAGAGAAAATGTACTAA
- a CDS encoding NAD-dependent epimerase/dehydratase family protein, whose amino-acid sequence MIFVTGATGILGRIIVLELLKRGKNVRASKRPGSNLNEVKHSYSFYTENPDDFFNKIEWVNVDFDDLNSLTTALRGVDEVYHCAAKVSFHPKDEKEMYRTNIKGTENLLFACEGSDVKKFLHVSSVAVLDNFNEKGELDEDSDFNPKLEHSAYAISKHLSEMEAWRASAEGLNVVIINPGMIVGSGNWNQSSGELFSTFEDNSFTFSGGSAYVDVRDVAHTAIGLMENNLFGERFIIVAENNRYADLAKQVRTRLGLKDARILSQSILNIGRIANILFGWLIPKLKMATKSNIEAISSFNTISNHKVKEKLNYQFIPVKESIDFHLNNYINDKKLKK is encoded by the coding sequence ATGATTTTTGTAACGGGTGCTACCGGAATTCTGGGAAGAATAATTGTACTGGAGCTTCTTAAAAGGGGTAAAAATGTACGTGCTTCCAAAAGACCGGGCAGCAATTTAAACGAAGTAAAGCATTCATACAGCTTTTATACAGAGAATCCCGACGATTTTTTCAACAAGATCGAATGGGTAAACGTAGATTTTGATGATCTCAATTCTCTGACAACAGCACTGCGAGGTGTGGATGAGGTGTATCATTGTGCCGCAAAAGTGAGCTTTCATCCCAAAGATGAAAAAGAAATGTACCGTACAAATATTAAAGGTACAGAAAATCTCCTCTTTGCATGTGAAGGATCAGACGTTAAAAAATTTCTTCATGTGAGTTCCGTTGCCGTTCTTGATAATTTTAATGAAAAAGGAGAACTGGACGAAGATTCTGACTTTAATCCAAAACTGGAACACTCTGCCTATGCTATTTCAAAACATTTATCTGAGATGGAAGCATGGAGAGCTTCAGCAGAAGGCTTGAATGTAGTTATTATCAATCCGGGAATGATCGTAGGAAGCGGAAACTGGAATCAAAGCAGTGGAGAACTTTTCTCAACCTTTGAAGATAACAGTTTTACTTTTTCAGGAGGTTCTGCCTATGTTGATGTAAGAGACGTAGCCCATACTGCAATCGGGCTCATGGAAAATAATCTTTTCGGAGAACGTTTTATCATTGTTGCTGAAAATAACAGATATGCCGACCTGGCAAAACAGGTAAGAACCCGTCTGGGGCTTAAAGATGCCAGAATTCTTTCACAATCCATATTAAATATCGGAAGAATAGCCAATATCCTTTTCGGATGGCTGATTCCCAAACTGAAAATGGCTACCAAATCAAATATTGAAGCCATTTCTTCATTCAACACCATTTCCAATCACAAAGTCAAAGAAAAACTGAACTATCAGTTTATTCCTGTAAAAGAAAGTATAGACTTTCACCTGAATAATTATATTAACGACAAAAAGCTGAAGAAATGA
- a CDS encoding endonuclease/exonuclease/phosphatase family protein, with the protein MWIIYLTLAILLLVMTILPKIQHSHWIFRVPEFAKIQITYLIFLTFLLGLFTDSNGYLWYYQGLLLVLFVHHSHTLIKYTRFYPVKKHRQRHKSSDKLHFISANVYQFNKEYEKFTGLIKKHNPDFFMTMESNGDWENAMRSLEKEYGFQHKVTLENTYGMHFYSRIEIKEAKTHYFVADDIPSIEIHMKTAAGFSFVFFGVHPPPPSPTEEETSKERDGDLLSTAKCVKDIKKPVIVVGDFNNVAWSRSSVLFRKTSHLIDPRIGHSFVSTFHAKYRLLRFPIDLMFHSEDIFIKQLKTLENFGSDHLPVYCEFFIDHHNDEQEELIETATSEEKAEAEIMIEEGKKEDGERETVVTED; encoded by the coding sequence ATGTGGATTATTTATCTGACTTTGGCCATACTTCTGCTGGTCATGACAATACTGCCAAAAATTCAGCATTCACACTGGATATTCAGGGTGCCAGAATTTGCTAAAATACAGATCACCTACCTTATATTTCTTACTTTTCTGTTAGGCCTTTTTACTGATTCTAATGGATATTTATGGTATTACCAGGGGCTTTTGCTGGTCTTATTTGTTCATCACAGCCATACCCTCATCAAATACACCCGTTTTTACCCCGTAAAAAAACACAGACAGCGTCACAAATCTTCTGATAAACTGCATTTTATTTCTGCCAATGTTTATCAGTTCAATAAAGAATATGAGAAATTCACCGGACTTATTAAAAAACATAATCCTGATTTTTTCATGACTATGGAAAGCAATGGTGATTGGGAAAATGCTATGAGATCTTTAGAAAAAGAATACGGCTTCCAACATAAAGTGACTCTTGAAAATACTTACGGCATGCATTTCTATTCCAGAATTGAAATCAAAGAAGCAAAGACCCATTATTTTGTAGCTGATGATATTCCGAGTATTGAGATCCATATGAAAACAGCTGCTGGTTTTTCTTTTGTTTTCTTCGGGGTTCATCCGCCGCCGCCGAGTCCTACGGAAGAAGAAACTTCAAAGGAAAGAGACGGCGATCTTCTAAGTACTGCCAAATGTGTAAAAGACATTAAAAAACCTGTTATTGTAGTGGGAGACTTCAATAATGTTGCATGGTCAAGATCATCTGTTCTTTTCAGAAAAACAAGTCATCTGATAGATCCGAGAATCGGGCATTCTTTTGTTTCTACCTTCCATGCGAAATACCGTCTTTTAAGATTTCCTATCGATCTGATGTTTCATAGTGAAGATATTTTTATTAAACAGCTGAAGACATTGGAAAATTTTGGTTCAGACCACCTTCCGGTATACTGCGAATTTTTCATAGACCATCACAACGATGAACAGGAAGAATTGATTGAAACAGCGACTTCCGAAGAGAAAGCAGAGGCTGAAATTATGATAGAAGAAGGAAAAAAAGAAGATGGCGAACGTGAAACTGTTGTTACTGAAGATTAA
- a CDS encoding microviridin/marinostatin family tricyclic proteinase inhibitor, translating to MENKNSKKKPFFASFLEKQVKDPETVKGGGITSVLVDQITTSLQDQITTPLKDNVTKPDNDNVTMKYPSDGDDDVLDV from the coding sequence ATGGAAAACAAAAATTCAAAAAAGAAGCCATTTTTTGCGTCATTCTTAGAAAAACAGGTTAAAGATCCTGAAACAGTAAAAGGAGGAGGTATTACTTCTGTATTGGTAGATCAGATTACTACATCCCTTCAGGACCAGATCACTACACCTCTTAAGGATAATGTTACCAAGCCTGATAATGATAATGTAACGATGAAATATCCTTCTGATGGGGATGATGATGTTTTAGATGTGTAA
- a CDS encoding MvdC family ATP-grasp ribosomal peptide maturase, whose translation MILCITHSQDFYNIDIFFEYLASKNIPYFRLNSDRLNHLQKISIHENSFELTDEYGNTIHSDAIKGVWHRKAWRISAPEELDKDYERIFLNEYGSLRYNLITALEHIPWINPYENEKKVDGNKIFQLKIAERNNLTIPKTVFSNDEEKITTFFHQYCQGKAIAKLHGVTAKTMSGENMMSTTIIEEESLENLADIAYCPMIFQPYIDKEYELRIVYVGGDFFTGKINNSENADWRVAREGYFWSAYELPDFIKTNLTSMMNEMGLYIGAIDMIKGKDGEYYFLEVNPQGEWGMLQKELGFPIAERIADNLINRINFHE comes from the coding sequence ATGATTCTCTGCATCACCCATTCACAGGATTTTTATAATATCGATATCTTTTTCGAATACCTGGCCTCCAAAAATATCCCTTATTTCAGACTGAATTCTGACCGATTGAATCACCTTCAGAAAATCAGCATTCATGAAAATTCATTTGAATTGACTGATGAATATGGAAATACTATTCATTCTGATGCGATCAAAGGAGTATGGCACAGGAAAGCATGGAGAATCAGTGCTCCTGAAGAATTGGATAAGGACTATGAACGAATTTTCCTGAACGAATATGGAAGCCTGCGTTACAATCTGATCACTGCCTTAGAGCATATTCCCTGGATCAACCCTTATGAAAATGAAAAAAAAGTAGATGGGAATAAGATATTTCAGCTGAAAATTGCAGAAAGAAATAACTTAACCATTCCCAAAACTGTATTTTCCAATGATGAAGAGAAAATAACAACATTTTTTCATCAATACTGTCAGGGGAAAGCAATTGCCAAGCTTCATGGAGTAACAGCGAAAACGATGTCAGGAGAAAATATGATGTCCACTACAATTATTGAAGAGGAATCACTTGAAAACCTTGCAGACATTGCTTACTGTCCAATGATTTTTCAACCCTACATCGACAAAGAATATGAATTGAGAATCGTCTATGTAGGCGGTGATTTCTTTACAGGAAAGATCAATAACAGTGAAAATGCAGATTGGAGGGTAGCTCGTGAAGGCTATTTCTGGTCAGCTTACGAACTTCCGGATTTCATTAAAACCAATCTCACTTCCATGATGAATGAAATGGGACTTTATATAGGAGCCATCGATATGATCAAAGGGAAAGATGGAGAATATTATTTCCTTGAAGTTAATCCACAGGGAGAGTGGGGAATGCTGCAAAAAGAACTGGGATTTCCCATTGCAGAAAGAATTGCCGATAATCTTATCAACAGAATCAATTTCCATGAATAA
- a CDS encoding diphosphomevalonate/mevalonate 3,5-bisphosphate decarboxylase family protein yields the protein MTTQDFIGKENFTIHTQTVSESCPSNIALIKYWGKYADQIPANPSISYTLNHCKTNTSMEFIADGAFSVQTFLAGNEEVKFAEKIEKYFKNIEQYLPWILKGKYIIRTENTFPHSSGIASSASGFGAIAKCLMALDTSFTGKTSGEESLRKASFLARLGSGSACRSLYNGLVVWGKTDEVEGSSDLFGVQYPDAEIHDVFKNFNDWVLLIHEGQKSVSSTVGHGLMNTNPYAERRFQEARENFVPMKEILKKGDMERFIKLVEHEALTLHAMMMMSDPAFILMKTGTLAVINKIWDFRRETGLSLFFTLDAGANVHILFPNNGTEEQIKAFIEAELLQHTQKNGVVKDIMKF from the coding sequence ATGACGACACAAGATTTTATAGGAAAAGAAAATTTCACCATTCATACACAAACGGTTTCAGAAAGCTGCCCATCTAATATTGCCCTGATTAAATACTGGGGAAAATATGCGGATCAGATTCCTGCCAATCCGAGTATCAGTTATACCTTAAACCATTGTAAAACCAATACCTCAATGGAATTCATCGCGGATGGAGCTTTTTCGGTACAGACCTTTCTGGCTGGAAATGAAGAAGTGAAGTTTGCCGAAAAAATTGAGAAATATTTTAAAAATATAGAACAGTATCTTCCCTGGATTTTAAAAGGAAAATATATCATCAGAACAGAAAATACATTTCCCCACAGTTCAGGAATTGCAAGTTCAGCTTCAGGATTTGGAGCCATTGCAAAATGTCTGATGGCATTGGACACTTCATTTACAGGAAAAACTTCTGGAGAAGAATCTTTGAGAAAGGCATCATTTTTAGCAAGATTAGGAAGCGGAAGTGCATGCCGAAGTTTGTATAACGGACTTGTGGTATGGGGAAAAACTGATGAGGTAGAAGGAAGCTCAGATCTTTTCGGGGTACAGTATCCGGATGCTGAAATTCATGATGTATTCAAAAACTTTAACGACTGGGTTTTACTGATTCATGAAGGGCAGAAAAGTGTTTCCTCAACAGTAGGACACGGGTTGATGAATACCAATCCTTATGCGGAAAGAAGATTTCAGGAAGCAAGGGAAAACTTCGTCCCAATGAAAGAGATCCTGAAAAAGGGAGATATGGAACGTTTCATCAAGCTGGTAGAACATGAAGCACTTACACTACATGCGATGATGATGATGAGTGATCCTGCTTTTATACTCATGAAAACGGGTACTTTGGCGGTTATCAACAAAATCTGGGATTTCAGAAGAGAAACTGGCCTATCATTATTCTTTACGCTGGATGCTGGAGCTAATGTTCACATTCTGTTCCCAAATAATGGGACTGAAGAACAGATTAAAGCCTTTATTGAAGCTGAATTATTACAGCACACACAGAAAAATGGAGTAGTGAAAGATATTATGAAGTTCTAG
- a CDS encoding MvdD family ATP-grasp ribosomal peptide maturase gives MNKILIITHTADNFSIEKVTEYIEKNNCEVIRFDVDVYPLQNKLSTIFQDGEWISFLETPDAKHRLDDISAIWYRRAYNIGKGLKEEMDSKFYGAAMGEIRNTLFGFFESVDAYSLGKPSVYRRLDSKEEQLKIADKLGLTIPATCLTNNPDEARKFILKHQNVVAKMQTGFAIYEDGVENVVFTNVVSEDKLEELDSLLYCPMQFQQMIQKKKELRITIVGRDVYAFEIDSQQSEDAKVDWRKDGINLIDKWNRTELPGDVEAKLLELLDIYNVDYGAIDMIVSPEDEYYFIEINAAGEFFWLDNLTEGNLISKSISDVLCDKAPRRNNEVMA, from the coding sequence ATGAATAAAATTTTAATTATAACCCATACCGCAGATAATTTTTCTATTGAAAAAGTAACAGAATACATTGAAAAAAATAACTGTGAAGTCATTCGTTTTGATGTTGACGTCTATCCTTTACAAAACAAACTGTCTACCATTTTTCAGGATGGAGAATGGATAAGTTTTCTTGAAACTCCAGATGCAAAACACCGTTTGGATGATATTTCAGCCATCTGGTACAGAAGAGCTTACAATATCGGAAAAGGACTGAAAGAGGAAATGGACTCTAAGTTTTACGGTGCGGCAATGGGAGAAATCAGAAATACACTTTTCGGTTTCTTTGAATCTGTGGATGCTTATTCTTTAGGAAAACCAAGTGTGTACAGAAGACTCGACAGTAAAGAAGAGCAATTGAAAATTGCAGATAAACTAGGGCTGACCATTCCGGCTACATGTCTTACCAACAATCCTGATGAAGCCAGAAAATTTATTCTGAAACATCAGAATGTAGTGGCGAAAATGCAAACCGGTTTTGCCATCTATGAAGACGGTGTGGAAAATGTAGTGTTTACTAACGTTGTCAGCGAAGATAAACTGGAAGAACTGGATTCATTATTGTACTGCCCTATGCAATTCCAGCAAATGATTCAAAAGAAAAAAGAACTTCGTATTACCATTGTGGGAAGAGATGTTTATGCATTTGAAATAGACTCCCAGCAATCTGAAGATGCCAAAGTAGACTGGAGAAAAGATGGAATTAATCTGATTGATAAATGGAACAGAACAGAACTTCCTGGAGATGTAGAAGCAAAACTGCTTGAACTTCTTGATATCTATAACGTAGATTACGGAGCGATAGACATGATTGTTTCCCCTGAAGACGAATATTATTTCATCGAGATCAATGCAGCAGGAGAATTCTTCTGGCTGGATAATCTTACAGAAGGAAACCTTATTTCCAAGAGTATTTCAGACGTTCTGTGTGACAAAGCTCCAAGGAGAAATAATGAGGTAATGGCTTAA
- a CDS encoding pyridoxine 5'-phosphate synthase, which yields MTKLSVNINKIATLRNARGGETPSVTEAAVKIQEFGGQGITIHPRPDERHITKKDVYDLKPLVTTEFNIEGNPHQSFIDMVLEVKPEQVTLVPDADDAITSNAGWDTKKHLDFLTEIIAEFKKSGIRTSVFLDPLPELVEYAAKTGADRIELYTEAYAKNYLTNKEQAIKPYYDTAVEATNFGLGINAGHDLSLENLKYFADTIPNLLEVSIGHALVSEALYMGLENTVQAYLKRLAKW from the coding sequence ATGACAAAACTAAGCGTAAACATTAATAAAATTGCGACGTTAAGAAATGCAAGAGGAGGCGAAACCCCAAGTGTTACAGAAGCTGCTGTAAAAATTCAGGAATTCGGAGGGCAGGGAATTACCATCCACCCAAGACCTGATGAAAGGCATATCACAAAAAAAGATGTCTATGATCTGAAACCGTTAGTTACGACTGAATTTAATATTGAAGGAAATCCACATCAGAGTTTTATTGATATGGTATTGGAAGTGAAGCCGGAGCAGGTAACTTTAGTGCCGGATGCTGATGATGCAATTACATCTAATGCAGGCTGGGATACTAAAAAACATCTTGATTTCCTTACAGAGATTATTGCAGAATTTAAAAAATCAGGGATCCGTACTTCTGTTTTCCTTGATCCTTTGCCGGAGTTGGTAGAATATGCTGCTAAAACAGGCGCAGACAGAATAGAACTGTATACCGAAGCTTACGCAAAAAATTATCTGACCAATAAAGAACAGGCTATAAAACCTTATTATGACACAGCGGTTGAAGCTACCAATTTTGGATTGGGAATCAATGCAGGTCATGATCTAAGCTTAGAAAACCTGAAATACTTTGCAGACACCATTCCAAACCTGTTGGAAGTATCTATCGGACATGCTTTGGTTTCAGAAGCACTTTATATGGGATTGGAAAATACAGTTCAGGCTTATCTGAAGAGACTGGCAAAATGGTAA
- a CDS encoding nuclear transport factor 2 family protein — MNKIIIFLLLISISGFGQQNKDIEKPIRNLFLGMKNADPELVKSAFAENAVLQTITKDGAVKSDSIPDFVASVSKFTKGDLDERIVIEAIHTDGNLASVFTPYSFYLKGKLSHCGANSFQLVKQNNEWKIQYIIDTRRKDSCKEIQ; from the coding sequence ATGAATAAAATAATTATATTTCTTCTTCTGATCAGTATTTCGGGTTTCGGTCAGCAGAATAAAGATATTGAAAAACCTATCCGTAACTTATTCCTTGGTATGAAAAATGCAGATCCGGAACTGGTAAAATCGGCCTTTGCTGAAAATGCCGTTCTTCAAACGATCACGAAGGATGGTGCTGTAAAAAGTGACAGCATACCGGATTTTGTTGCTTCGGTTTCAAAATTTACAAAAGGAGATCTGGATGAAAGGATTGTTATAGAAGCCATTCATACAGATGGAAACCTGGCCAGTGTATTTACACCTTACTCTTTTTACTTAAAAGGGAAATTATCACATTGCGGGGCTAATAGTTTTCAGCTGGTAAAGCAGAATAACGAATGGAAAATCCAGTATATTATTGATACAAGAAGAAAAGACAGCTGTAAAGAAATACAATAA